A stretch of [Clostridium] scindens DNA encodes these proteins:
- a CDS encoding (2Fe-2S) ferredoxin domain-containing protein has translation MKSLEELKAIREKNQSKVGVRSESDTQTRVVVGMATCGIASGARPVLAALSEAVQNEFLTDKISVTPTGCIGLCQYEPIVEVLEPGKDKVTYVKMTPEKAMEVFNLHLKQGQVVTKYTLSAEQK, from the coding sequence ATGAAATCTCTGGAAGAATTAAAAGCAATAAGAGAAAAGAACCAAAGCAAGGTTGGAGTTCGTTCTGAGAGCGATACGCAGACCAGAGTCGTTGTCGGCATGGCTACCTGCGGAATCGCAAGCGGCGCAAGGCCTGTTCTTGCCGCACTTTCAGAAGCGGTACAGAATGAATTCCTGACAGACAAGATCAGCGTTACGCCTACCGGGTGCATCGGCCTTTGCCAGTATGAGCCGATCGTAGAAGTATTGGAGCCGGGAAAAGATAAAGTAACTTATGTGAAGATGACGCCTGAAAAAGCAATGGAAGTATTTAACCTCCACCTGAAGCAGGGACAGGTCGTTACCAAGTATACATTAAGCGCTGAGCAGAAATAA
- the nuoF gene encoding NADH-quinone oxidoreductase subunit NuoF — protein MYRSHVLVCGGTGCTSSGSQKIREKLEAEIKKHGLENEVGVVKTGCFGLCALGPIMIVYPEGSFYAMVKEEDIPEIVEEHLLKGRVVTRLLYEETVKNEKVLPLQETQFYKKQHRVALRNCGVINPENIEEYIGTRGYEALGTVLTTMKPEEVIQVILDSGLRGRGGAGFPTGLKWKFAAANEADQKYVCCNADEGDPGAFMDRSVLEGDPHVVLEAMAIAGYAIGASQGYIYVRAEYPIAVERLNIAIGQAREYGLLGKNIFESGFDFDIDIRLGAGAFVCGEETALMTSIEGNRGEPRPRPPFPALKGLFQKPTILNNVETLANIPQIILNGAEWFSSMGTEKSKGTKVFALGGKVKNTGLVEIPMGTTLREIVEEIGGGIPNGKKFKAAQTGGPSGGCIPAEHFDVPIDYDNLIAIGSMMGSGGLIVMDEDTCMVDIAKFFLEFTVDESCGKCAPCRIGTRRMLEILEKITNGQGTMEDLDKLEDLAAHLKSNSLCALGQTAPNPVLSTLRYFKDEYIAHIVDKKCPAGVCKALLSYKIDADKCKGCTLCARTCPNDAITGAVKEPHVINQDKCVKCGACMEKCRFGAIYKE, from the coding sequence ATGTATCGTTCGCACGTTTTGGTTTGCGGTGGAACAGGATGTACTTCCTCAGGCAGCCAGAAGATCAGAGAGAAATTAGAAGCAGAGATTAAGAAGCATGGGCTGGAGAATGAGGTCGGCGTTGTCAAGACCGGATGTTTTGGATTGTGCGCCTTAGGCCCGATTATGATCGTGTATCCGGAAGGATCCTTTTACGCGATGGTGAAGGAAGAGGACATTCCGGAAATCGTAGAAGAGCATCTGTTAAAGGGAAGGGTTGTAACCCGGCTCCTGTATGAGGAGACGGTTAAGAATGAAAAGGTGCTTCCTCTTCAGGAAACCCAGTTTTATAAGAAGCAGCACAGAGTCGCGCTTCGCAACTGCGGCGTGATCAATCCGGAGAATATCGAGGAATATATCGGTACGCGCGGATATGAAGCGCTTGGCACGGTTCTTACCACGATGAAGCCGGAAGAAGTGATCCAGGTGATCCTGGACAGCGGACTTCGCGGACGTGGCGGAGCAGGATTCCCTACTGGCCTGAAGTGGAAATTTGCGGCAGCAAACGAGGCAGATCAGAAGTATGTCTGCTGCAACGCTGACGAGGGCGACCCGGGAGCGTTCATGGATCGTTCCGTACTGGAAGGCGATCCTCATGTCGTACTGGAAGCAATGGCGATCGCAGGATACGCGATCGGCGCGTCCCAGGGTTATATCTATGTCCGTGCAGAGTATCCAATCGCGGTGGAACGTCTGAATATCGCGATCGGGCAGGCCAGAGAGTATGGATTGCTGGGAAAGAATATTTTTGAATCCGGATTTGATTTTGATATTGATATCCGCCTTGGAGCAGGCGCATTCGTATGCGGCGAGGAGACCGCGCTTATGACCTCTATCGAAGGAAACAGAGGAGAGCCAAGACCGCGTCCTCCATTCCCGGCACTTAAGGGACTGTTCCAGAAGCCTACGATCCTGAATAACGTAGAGACGCTGGCAAATATTCCTCAGATCATCCTGAACGGGGCAGAATGGTTCTCCTCCATGGGAACAGAGAAGTCCAAGGGAACAAAAGTATTTGCCCTGGGCGGCAAGGTTAAGAATACAGGACTCGTAGAGATTCCAATGGGAACAACACTGCGGGAGATCGTAGAAGAGATTGGCGGAGGGATCCCCAATGGCAAGAAATTCAAGGCTGCGCAGACCGGCGGACCATCCGGCGGATGTATCCCGGCAGAGCATTTTGATGTGCCGATTGACTATGACAACTTGATCGCCATAGGCTCTATGATGGGCTCCGGCGGATTGATCGTAATGGATGAAGATACCTGTATGGTTGATATTGCGAAGTTCTTCCTGGAGTTCACGGTTGACGAGTCCTGCGGCAAGTGCGCGCCATGCCGTATCGGTACAAGGCGCATGCTGGAGATCTTAGAGAAGATCACCAACGGGCAGGGCACGATGGAAGATCTGGATAAGCTGGAAGATCTGGCCGCGCATCTAAAGTCTAATTCTCTGTGCGCCCTTGGACAGACAGCTCCAAACCCGGTACTTTCAACCTTGCGTTACTTTAAAGACGAGTACATAGCTCATATTGTCGACAAGAAATGTCCGGCAGGCGTCTGCAAGGCACTTCTTTCCTACAAGATTGACGCAGATAAATGTAAAGGATGTACATTGTGTGCAAGAACCTGTCCGAATGATGCGATCACAGGCGCTGTCAAAGAGCCTCATGTCATCAATCAGGATAAGTGCGTTAAGTGCGGGGCTTGTATGGAAAAATGTCGTTTCGGTGCTATTTACAAAGAGTAA